Below is a window of Plasmodium brasilianum strain Bolivian I chromosome 14, whole genome shotgun sequence DNA.
CATTTTCATTCCCATCAGGTTCACTATTTTGTGTGTGCTTGCCAAGCATAGCAGTAgtatcccttttttttttttcatcatgtTGTAGGAAAGATGAGTACCTACTGTAACTTATCTTATCATTACAATTCTTGCAATAggacttttttattttatcattcaAATAAGATGCATAAGAATATcctataaatatgtttaataagagggaaaaaaaagtaaaggcGTGCAGGTACTTCTTTGCCATTTTTTCTACAACTtatgtatactttttaaatattaaatcatgtttcaaaaaaatgaactcAAGTGTGCAAAGTAGAACtacagtaaaaatatataataattgttattaaacatatatcatctattatttattgagaaaaaaaatatatgaaaaacaaaCACAATATAGGttcttattaatttgtttatgcTTGAGTGGACGGTATTCACTTTTAatttcaaaagaaaaaaaaaaaaaaaaaaaaatgatgaggCTCTCCACATATTAACTTCtcacatattattattttttttttttttttgaaaagaaaaatgcacATAGCTTTTTTACATATCAAGAGAGGGAATGAAAATGCGCGGAAGACAATGCTCGCGCTGTTCAGAATGAGTAAAAAAGACAAGACGGAGAAGGTTAGCaagaaagaaattataaaaaagggcaaaagagaaaaagagtGTGCGCCTTGTTATTTTATGTAGCGTGCAACTGCTTCATTTTGCTTTatccatttatatatgtatttgtccATTTATCTATTGAGtactatctatctatctatctatctatctatctatctatctatcaaTTTTTGTgcttatttaattttgtttccCTACTTTTCCCCCGTCTATAACAGTACATTTATGCAAACAAAGAGAACGATTTTTTTTGCTGCTCTTGTtcaattaaaaaggaaaaaatagcATCCATTCGAATAACTACATTTCaagttttttgttttccccTCTTCTTGAAGCTGAAAATTTGttctctttccttttttaagaagctaatttctttttttctctgcTGTTATTAACGTCAAAACGTAAATGATAGAAGCACTTTGGTTCGTACATGTAAACTCACACatacaaaaaacaaaaaaaaaaggtaatatgtatatatacatacataatatatatatatatataatatatatatatatatatatatatatatatatatattatgtgcaTATGCCTATATGCCCATTCGCTTGATTTCCCTTATGAGAAAGCACCTCAATTCGCCTTTTCCCCTACCCCCTGGAGGAGTCATAATAATTGCGCACCTTATATTTTCCTCCAAAACTATGATCATTTTGTTTTCTAgatttattgtatttattctttaatgATACATTTGCATTAATTACATCTTTCATAATGATCTTTTTGGAAAATTCTGTAGGCATACCACCTCTTTCCACAATATTGtccattattttaattttttttactggcgattttaaattattatgagagcttttataaaatttaatttgatCATACTGAAATGATAAGATATCATATATTGTTATGGggtaatattttgtattttttatttctataatttttttaattattccttttatctcttttgaatgaaaattaattagAGGAGACATGAACATAGTTTGTATTGTAAggtaattatttaaaaaaatataataaaatcttAATTCATaagcattattatatttttctattaaacTTTTTAGTATCTTTTCTGtatctttatttatgttctctttaattattatatcatcatttttgaaattttcttttgtaatatttagTATTTCTTTCacattattttcattcatGTAATCCGTAATATTACTCCTCTTTTTATGGGTACTTAAACTTTCTATTTCAACTAGTTGATTTTCTATTTTCCTCCAGTTTCCGTTTATTTCATAATTGTACGTTTTGTGTATTACTCTCTGTATTTTGCCCTTGTCATTATTCCTTCTACCACTACCAATTGTACCATCATTACCACTGCTACTCGCATTCACAGTGCCCTCCTGGAATAATAAACATAGCAGGTCCGAAAGTATCTCGTGCAAAAAGTCTATCCTCTTTTCACTTTCATTGGTATACGTTTTATCCTTTATAATGTAATTCCTCCTTTTACAGAAATCAGTAAAAATtgcattaaaattttgtttctCTTCTATTAAAAACGAATCTTTGTCTATCTCTTTTATATCTGCACTAAcctttttcaatatatcGAAATAGTAATAATCGTCCAAATATAGTAACACAtcatatttcaaaatattctttCTATTTCTCGAAAAAATGCTGCAATATATGGTCGTCAGTAATTCGTGTATAATATCAATGGAGGTTATCATTTTCCTTCCTCTAAAACGTTCGTgggtgtgtatatatatatatatatatatgtatgtatgtacgcatgTATGTGCATGCATGTACAAGAACATGTACCCCATGCAGGCACATTCcacatatatgttattatatttatgccCTTTacaaaaacagaaaaatggcaaaattatgaacgtattgcattaaatattttcagCGTTTTGGAAAAATTTCCTTTCCCTTTGATTTGCTTCATATAGTCATTTCAAACACTTGCTCAGGTATATTTACGATGttatgcaaaataaaaaaaattgcccGTTCATGTTCAAAGTAGCTCTATGTTAATACTACTTGGGATGGTCAGTTTTGTTCAGTACCTCCTTAAAAGAGAATAAAACATGAAAGAAATATACAGCGATATGTcagttatttttaaaaagaacaGGTTTACAAAGGAACGCGGAGGGATGTTAATTCTTCTAGAACGTTTATATGCACAAATTCGgcaatatatgcatacgcacataatacatgcatatatttatgtacatatatatatttatatatacattaatttttacatttattctCATGACGCATGTACATATCTCACTTTACATgatcaaaataaattttattaattttactacGTTAATCATATTTTCATCTTTAGATGACTTAATATACGGTTAAAAAATGGTGTGTAAATttctgatatatataaaaaaaaaaatttcatcttttttacaacttttttaaaacatgaCTACTAATAAGGAGCTTGTGAATAGCTTAACATAggcttttaaaaaatattgtttaaaaaaagttgGGACAAACATCGGCATAATTATgcgtaaagaaaaaaaaaaaaaaaaaaaaaaaaaaatatatatatatatatatatgtacgtattgCATATTCGTGTAACTATGCATACGAATATAAATCCATGTGTGCGTAAGTAGGCGTGTAACTAGCCAGGCGTATAATGTATGCAGCACGCTCGCGCCCGGTTGGCTATCCCCTCACAGCAAGTACTTGAATTTTGAGCTGTCCTGGTTTAACTGCAAAATGAGGGTAGGTACCATTTTTTCAGTGTTtagtttaaaatttaaaaaaacgtTCACATTCGACAAAAGAACACCTACGCCATATGAAGAACtgagatttttttttttattttttaagtaatttaATTTAAGGAAATTGTAAGTAGTAGCCTTCCTGTTTTGCTCGCTTAAGAAAGAGACAGAAGAAGAAGCATTGGGATCGTTTGGAGTATcatcaaataaattataattaaaaaacaggTACAATTTTATGTTgagtaaatttaaaaaataattgtgaaataatataggaaatattaatttgtaATTCAACGCaactttcattttatttaaatattctttctgtgcatcatttaaattaatattg
It encodes the following:
- a CDS encoding hypothetical protein (conserved Plasmodium protein), producing the protein MITSIDIIHELLTTIYCSIFSRNRKNILKYDVLLYLDDYYYFDILKKVSADIKEIDKDSFLIEEKQNFNAIFTDFCKRRNYIIKDKTYTNESEKRIDFLHEILSDLLCLLFQEGTVNASSSGNDGTIGSGRRNNDKGKIQRVIHKTYNYEINGNWRKIENQLVEIESLSTHKKRSNITDYMNENNVKEILNITKENFKNDDIIIKENINKDTEKILKSLIEKYNNAYELRFYYIFLNNYLTIQTMFMSPLINFHSKEIKGIIKKIIEIKNTKYYPITIYDILSFQYDQIKFYKSSHNNLKSPVKKIKIMDNIVERGGMPTEFSKKIIMKDVINANVSLKNKYNKSRKQNDHSFGGKYKVRNYYDSSRG